One region of Leishmania panamensis strain MHOM/PA/94/PSC-1 chromosome 28 sequence genomic DNA includes:
- a CDS encoding hypothetical protein (TriTrypDB/GeneDB-style sysID: LpmP.28.1750), with translation MASSTYSAMAEITVQDPVTHNERTFLCALGPLRTHMRYFEPLIQRQMSETTVWPPSASPSSSAVALTLRARCDHVTFQWLVNWMSGKTQEITKDNVVSICLSSSFLQMQELSDNALMYLGVHLSEIVSSSFDLTNLPTHLVLRLSHMVRDTDLAAALLRLHKEGSVNHQNRALVASLLQHYACHQLGVADGAEEPLPTDTEVVTRDSTDGSACASVGLPATHSGELTLSPTCSLRWCRLCATLFDEGEVYRLGRTSRLSSPECPGQYMPSRPAGGGAHYAATAGPTLRVGPRGEVFTTHSAARHAMPIVLEAPPRLKSGGTSASTTAAEAASPFTAELERWAWRIIGASRYVGCRRCLHLVSLLDVSQHRCSELPKKYSSPDNESEDVSYLVRWFDYCAEHHVYEREGGLTPMRYSGPAHVLAEEVVEVPIFASKPELVPQGAAKAFASATESRNGARAAGMAGTGGMAEGSAGNFTSAFMSPYSSDIHLWATMPFYVKEVTSKNVVDIDILNYVERQHRLGIEAQQRRAPAVPNSFAMRLSISPVVTGTTGGRAVGHLASSSSSPRPLSSIGGTSCGGSVSHSKGRKKSGARGTRPGLSSRPSPYGTLSSTYC, from the coding sequence ATGGCCTCTTCCACTTATTCAGCCATGGCCGAGATCACGGTGCAGGACCCCGTGACTCATAATGAGCGCACGTTTCTCTGCGCCTTGGGCCCACTCCGGACGCACATGCGGTACTTCGAGCCTCTTATCCAACGCCAAATGAGCGAGACCACAGTGTGGCCTCCGTCTGCATCGCCATCCTCATCGGCGGTGGCCTTGACCCTCCGTGCACGGTGCGACCACGTGACATTTCAGTGGCTGGTGAACTGGATGAGCGGCAAAACACAGGAGATCACAAAAGACAACGTGGTGAGCATCTGCCTCTCTTCGAGTTTCCTGCAGATGCAGGAGCTTTCCGACAACGCGCTCATGTACCTCGGTGTACACTTGTCGGAGATCGTGTCGTCCAGCTTCGACCTGACGAACCTGCCAACGCACTTGGTTCTTCGGCTGAGCCACATGGTGCGCGACACCGacctcgctgccgcactgctcCGTCTACACAAGGAGGGGAGCGTGAATCACCAGAACCGTGCCCTTgtcgcgtcgctgctgcagcattATGCGTGTCACCAACTGGGAGTGGCCGATGGCGCAGAAGAGCCTTTGCCAACCGACACGGAGGTGGTGACTCGCGACAGCACTGATGGAAGCGCGTGTGCCTCAGTCGGGCTGCCAGCAACGCACAGCGGCGAGCTCACTCTTTCTCCTACCTGTAGCttgcgctggtgccgccTGTGTGCGACGTTGTTTGATGAAGGCGAGGTGTACCGGCTCGGCCGCACCTCTCGGCTATCCAGCCCCGAGTGCCCAGGACAGTACATGCCGTCGCGCCCCGCCGGTGGCGGGGCTCATTATGCAGCGACCGCGGGCCCGACATTGCGCGTTGGTCCACGTGGTGAGGTCTTCACCACCCACAGTGCAGCACGGCACGCAATGCCGATCGTTCTCGAGGCCCCACCAAGACTTAAGAGCGGTGGCACCTCTgcgtcgacgacggcggcagaggccGCCTCACCCTTCACGGCAGAGCTGGAGCGATGGGCGTGGCGCATTATTGGTGCGAGCCGATACGTGGGCTGTAGACGTTGCCTCCATCTTGTGAGCCTCCTCGACGTATCCCAGCATCGATGCTCGGAGTTGCCGAAGAAGTACTCCTCTCCGGACAATGAGTCTGAAGACGTCAGCTACCTCGTGCGCTGGTTTGACTACTGTGCAGAGCACCATGTGTACGAGCGTGAGGGCGGTCTAACGCCAATGCGGTACAGCGGGCCGGCTCACGTACTCGCTGAGGAGGTTGTGGAGGTGCCCATTTTCGCTTCAAAGCCAGAGCTTGTCCCACAAGGTGCGGCCAAAGCATTTGCCAGCGCGACTGAGAGTCGCAACGGCGCGAGGGCAGCGGGAATGGCGGGCACCGGGGGCATGGCGGAGGGCAGTGCCGGCAACTTCACTAGTGCTTTCATGTCACCGTATTCGAGTGATATTCACCTCTGGGCCACAATGCCCTTCTACGTGAAGGAGGTCACGAGCAAGAATGTTGTTGACATCGACATTCTCAACTAcgtggagcggcagcaccgcctcgggattgaggcgcagcagcgcagggcgCCCGCAGTGCCGAACTCCTTCGCGATGCGCTTGTCCATTTCACCTGTTGTCACAGGGACAACAGGAGGTCGCGCTGTCGGCCACctggcctcgtcgtcgtcctcgccgcgTCCGCTGTCGAGCATTGGTGGCAcgagctgcggtggcagtgTGAGCCATTCCAAGGGTAGAAAAAAGAGCGGTGCTCGCGGCACTCGACCCGGCCTCAGCTCTCGCCCATCTCCATACGGCACGCTGTCGTCGACATACTGCTGA
- a CDS encoding hypothetical protein (TriTrypDB/GeneDB-style sysID: LpmP.28.1760) has product MGGAPSRETLVRHIVRDSRVQGSATPIAGHFASGGATNAGDLPIDVSTATPQQPEIVLIPLIPDYFPSSASPLFQQLLQVRREPNVAYYYRDARSLVTEHTVVRDQIGSEKDIYSWYMSLSEQRLLETDNELIALSRARRVVSPVPCAVAFVYEARATVGVATAAGGAVTSTTGMSSPASSVSGGKKRSGRNSKAHRHGKTGSASASNGYMTIENTARLPHHNLRVRIFGFVGDTRFCPPSLHPNQAARLPLCLTIFLSKSAGGNHRTQVTLLAAHTYITQMQDIGILRPYDEASHVGGVVVQSATTQAGLKANVAGREADPLAALRLAGAGGAADASHDPYVDPYGTDLAAMADPYAVAGDDGDHGIEPRRQLSPHMTSSVPQGGSMTHLEGLGTTSISSAADVAKETVLRRPIEIVMHRADVPALCYLRELRARMDQNSTYTTGAVCNKESQVPMPSSCANPVSTAAMMAPWSSLGASNKVSCNSNASSQKSCVPNKSRLASAMDAHADISTIVTEPRCDPPDVRAESLKFQIQTVICADELRGSVGADSIGRVLLWASRFYTGHFEQLVGGEAAKLRQELAQRNLTESPLDGALLLTDEEPRPPKVTPKVGDVWIPSNEAYVEVHDTDREVDGWEKVATGTVLRYVTSAPTASSTTAPAAFWRVSANEFAEDILLSLCRQACQASRRAPPTDSHWFLNRKTGMPEGLGMGLLIWRDLCAGQVVFYGTTPEFLKKWIQSGTEVKQAYHDLVKRSQSSEEAASAAEAEPIDATAAREGDTVAVVQSSSMAVAATTATPSGLHCYCGGSRQLNPSGAFSWLGKSASNGGGRGTGPDPSSVALYKPLIGFVSTSGPAAAISSPASFKESSNHVDDGAQPKRVRTDDQPRASSSSTPPVAVGNLAQPRDISGTPRQGFQLGRLLPAHQCPQLSIPGVSSTAMGVWTHSSSALGTPSSYMAMSLAAASTDSRSNSASLTYRQPSQHVSPLAAAATRWIGVLEATPADDADASTVNVVVRRNRSVRVAPNYSATVGSTPLHTSQMPNSPYHYHTPRCVPSILPVSPQPTVVGATAEASAEYKAQTTDSTMSLPSMSMTARIPGRYDSCSKDVSLRQGGHSPTSVGQGRFPRAEGELLFHSSMSYGAAGLSDARRPPPPRSAAVTVWPSHGTGGSADTLLQAASSAKWNTASAGPPSSMRGSSITFASGSASSAHARHVSLLQSTRYAESCQSVASCSSSLSTSELLGPRVCLNGLQLHQRESLRPLPLLGTAEGDDGSTPALQHTPVLQSSADLVRQGGEMATVPCSCYNSVAHTPHQSDLMSSAKSSVGSGKYRWDWRGVFWAV; this is encoded by the coding sequence ATGGGAGGGGCCCCGAGTCGGGAGACGCTGGTGCGGCACATTGTGCGTGACTCACGCGTCCAGGGAAGCGCAACACCAATCGCAGGACACTTTGCGTCTGGCGGCGCCACCAATGCTGGCGATCTACCGATCGACGTGtcgacagcgacgccgcagcagccagaGATCGTTCTGATCCCCCTCATCCCCGATTACTTCCccagctccgcctctccACTCTTCCAGCAGCTGTTGCAAGTGCGGCGAGAGCCGAACGTTGCCTACTACTACCGTGATGCCCGAAGCCTGGTGACGGAGCACACGGTAGTGCGAGACCAGATCGGGTCCGAGAAGGATATTTACAGCTGGTACATGAGCCTCAGCGAACAGCGGTTGCTGGAGACGGACAACGAATTGATCGCTCTGAGCCGTGCAAGGCGAGTGGTGTCACCGGTACCATGCGCTGTTGCCTTCGTGTATGAGGCACGCGCCACTGTCGgcgtcgccactgccgcaggtggTGCTGTGACGTCAACGACCGGCATGTCATCTCCTGCGAGCAGCGTTAGCGGCGGtaagaagaggagcggcagaaaCAGCAAGGCGCATCGGCATGGCAAGACTGGCAGTGCCAGCGCGTCGAATGGGTACATGACGATCGAGAACACGGCGCGGTTGCCACACCACaacctgcgcgtgcgcatctTTGGCTTTGTCGGCGACACGCGTTTTTGCCCGCCCTCGCTGCACCCTAATCAGGCCGCCAGGCTGCCCCTGTGCCTCACGATATTTCTGTCGAAGAGCGCGGGTGGTAACCACCGCACGCAGGTGACTCTTCTGGcggcacacacgtacattACTCAGATGCAAGACATCGGTATCCTGCGCCCCTACGACGAAGCGTCGCATGTGGGCGGCGTTGTCGTGCAAAGCGCGACGACGCAGGCAGGTCTTAAAGCGAACGTGGCGGGCAGGGAGGCCGACCCtctcgccgcgctgcgcctcgctggagctggtggtgctgctgacgcctcCCATGACCCGTACGTCGACCCATACGGTACCGATCTTGCAGCCATGGCAGATCCGTACGCGGTCGCcggcgatgatggcgatCACGGCATTGAGCCGAGGCGGCAGTTGTCACCCCATATGACCAGTTCAGTCCCACAAGGTGGGTCAATGACACATCTTGAGGGTCTGGGAACCACGAGCATCTCGTCCGCTGCGGACGTCGCCAAAGAGactgtgctgcgccgtccTATCGAAATCGTCATGCACCGTGCCGATGTTCCGGCTCTGTGCTACCTGCGTGAGCTGCGCGCACGCATGGACCAGAACTCCACGTACACAACCGGCGCCGTCTGTAACAAGGAGAGCCAAGTGCCTATGCCATCGTCTTGTGCGAATCCAGTCTcaacggcggcgatgatggcaCCGTGGTCGTCTCTCGGCGCGAGCAACAAGGTGagctgcaacagcaacgCGAGCTCGCAGAAGTCCTGTGTCCCGAACAAATCACGGCTGGCGAGTGCGATGGATGCTCACGCCGATATCAGCACCATTGTGACGGAGCCCAGATGTGATCCTCCGGACGTCCGTGCTGAGTCGCTCAAGTTTCAAATCCAAACGGTGATTTGCGCAGACGAGCTGCGTGGCTCCGTGGGGGCCGATTCGATAGGCCGTGTCTTACTGTGGGCATCTCGCTTCTACACGGGACACTTTGAGCAGCTTGTaggtggcgaagctgcgaagctgcggcaggagctCGCTCAGCGGAATCTGACCGAGAGCCCGCTTGATGGCGCACTCTTGCTGACCGACGAAGAGCCGCGGCCCCCCAAAGTGACCCCGAAGGTCGGTGATGTCTGGATCCCGTCTAACGAGGCCTACGTTGAGGTACACGACACTGACCGCGAGGTAGACGGATGGGAAAAGGTGGCGACGGGAACAGTGCTGCGGTACGTCACGTCTGCGCCCACAGCTTCCTCGACTACAGCCCCAGCCGCTTTCTGGCGCGTCTCGGCCAACGAGTTTGCTGAGGACATCCTCTTATCGCTCTGCCGGCAGGCGTGTCAGGCATCGCGTCGGGCGCCACCGACTGATTCGCATTGGTTTCTGAACCGCAAGACCGGCATGCCGGAGGGGCTCGGGATGGGCCTCCTAATCTGGCGCGATCTGTGTGCGGGGCAGGTAGTCTTTTACGGCACCACACCTGAGTTTCTCAAGAAGTGGATTCAGTCCGGAACGGAGGTGAAGCAGGCATACCACGACCTTGTCAAGCGATCGCAGTCgagcgaggaggcagcgtccgcggcggaggcggagcccATCGACGCGACGGCCGCGAGGGAGGGTGACACCGTAGCGGTAGTTCAGTCGTCGTCGATGGCGgttgccgccaccactgccaccccCAGTGGGTTACACTGCTATTGCGGGGGCAGCCGCCAACTGAACCCGTCTGGCGCGTTCAGTTGGCTCGGCAAGAGTGCCAGCAATGGCGGCGGACGCGGCACAGGGCCCGACCCGTCATCTGTTGCGCTATATAAACCGCTCATTGGCTTCGTGTCGACTTCAGGGCCGGCGGCAGCCATCTCATCACCGGCCTCATTCAAGGAGAGTAGCAATCACGTAGACGATGGTGCCCAGCCAAAGCGCGTCCGCACCGATGACCAGCCGCGCgcatcctcgtcctccacGCCGCCTGTCGCAGTCGGCAACCTCGCGCAACCACGCGACATTTCTGGAACTCCTCGCCAGGGTTTTCAACTGGGAAGGCTTCTGCCTGCTCACCAGTGCCCGCAGCTCTCTATTCCAGGTGTATCTAGCACCGCGATGGGTGTGTGGACGCATTCATCGAGCGCTTTAGGAACTCCGAGCTCGTACATGGCGATGAGCCTCGCAGCGGCAAGCACGGACAGTCGCAGCAACTCTGCCAGCCTCACTTACCGCCAGCCGTCGCAGCACGTGTCTccgctcgctgccgctgccacgcgcTGGATTGGTGTCCTCGAGGCGACCCCGGCAGATGACGCCGATGCATCCACTGTGAACGTGGTCGTCAGGCGGAACCGCAGCGTTCGCGTGGCGCCAAACTATTCTGCTACCGTCGGCTCCACACCTCTCCACACCAGTCAAATGCCCAATAGCCCATACCATTACCACACACCGCGCTGTGTACCAAGCATACTGCCCGTCAGCCCACAGCCGACCGTCGTCGGTGCGACTGCTGAGGCGTCTGCTGAGTACAAGGCGCAGACAACGGACTCTACGATGTCGTTACCAAGCATGTCAATGACGGCGCGCATCCCAGGCAGGTACGACTCCTGCAGCAAGGATGTCTCTCTCCGGCAGGGCGGACACTCGCCGACGTCTGTTGGGCAAGGCCGATTTCCGCGTGCCGAGGGGGAGCTGCTCTTTCACTCTTCTATGTCGTACGGCGCAGCAGGACTCAGCGATGCGCGacgaccgccaccgccgcgctccgccgccgtgacTGTTTGGCCTAGTCACGGTACAGGCGGCTCGGCCGACActctgctgcaggcggcgtcGTCAGCCAAATGGAACACAGCCAGCGCGGGACCGCCATCCTCTATGCGGGGCTCCTCCATTACCTTTGCGAGCGGCTCTGCGTCGTCTGCGCACGCCCGTCACGTCTCCCTGCTGCAGTCCACTCGGTATGCCGAGTCGTGTCAGTCGGTGGCAAGTTGTTCCTCGTCGTTGTCGACTTCGGAGCTGCTAGGCCCGCGTGTCTGTTTGAACGGCTTGCAGTTGCATCAGAGGGAGTCGCTGCGTCCACTTCCACTGCTGGGTACGGCTGAGGGTGATGATGGCAGCACTCCCGCATTACAGCACACCCCTGTGCTACAGTCTAGTGCTGACCTAGTGCGTCAAGGCGGCGAGATGGCCACAGTGCCGTGCTCATGCTACAACAGTGTTGCGCACACGCCTCACCAAAGCGATCTGATGAGCAGCGCGAAGAGCTCCGTTGGCTCCGGCAAGTACCGCTGGGACTGGCGTGGCGTCTTTTGGGCGGTATAG
- a CDS encoding protein kinase, putative (TriTrypDB/GeneDB-style sysID: LpmP.28.1770) — MIRKKVLSISGNSATLLVQDTEAGGALRVLRRMNVAGWTDAEVSAAVRMYEELHKCRLRGFVPIHTILIQSSFLSVVASYASEGDVTALIEEDEQNSFEEISVLRWLCACALAIRQLHLHNLFFPGLTSDRLLLDHHTGGTANILLGVPLPLPVYYAQLQERRKSGVRIALDYPPEVLAAPAAHLSSGEGTSNITKGGVGYHPTLSDVWCLGRLGVVLLTARGTNMARRSGSTRQLLSRMMADEPATRPSMESIVQSLVALAGKVSLGQPPWPAEPATTPSTTSAQTTPVSPTPAMPSRQPPASAPGSTGWSAGTVAQQAAVANSSVGGGGSKPKGVMKAASQRSAPDHPPNTTKSSSSPDVPATHAHNSQLSSAGAPVALAHSSPPPPIPAPTPYLDHSSSLASTSSDSWHRRAGEKFELLQRMNASPPKQHTFRSGEASLGSSRGEHGHHRIRGSTSRLLNRKSLSPRRNSRGGYLDHNTRMLDEMFAEQGGLRLQARSWHPSPQGRVEDPKQFQREALRQLRLETAARQQEMRKHFTEWQRQNNQRLTDADNVEVIDQDGIVIVAPRPAPPHEFLPTATAEPAAEGGESNTGMESLKSKPQPMEDAQSEAEPRQTPLPASLPPPNSTSRSTTPRTKTPPGGSTSAAAGSAQSTWYSGNEPRASYLSMSTQAEPGARDTGFSALPLHNPTSPRLSPLPSAVQLYPLRSSDPSGKGTSPPSDGSERPTHRTGGGRRLLWNNSSDVGTLSAVEWTVDGIRSTLRMLLRNRDLYGETMQEVALFIRQPEEARLAARANEVFMKRLRELLHDDAVFFGVAPLCAQLAALEGLNNTLRGSSGDHPSRQRR, encoded by the coding sequence ATGATTCGTAAGAAAGTACTCAGCATTAGCGGCAACTCCGCCACCCTCCTCGTGCAGGACACAGAGGCGGGTGGCGCGTTACGCGTGCTGCGCCGAATGAATGTGGCAGGGTGGACCGACGCAGAGGTGAGCGCAGCTGTTCGGATgtacgaggagctgcacaagTGCCGCCTGCGCGGCTTTGTGCCAATCCACACCATCCTCATTCAGAGCTCCTTCCTCAGCGTTGTCGCCTCATACGCTTCGGAGGGCGACGTCACAGCCTTGATTGAGGAGGATGAGCAGAACTCGTTCGAGGAGATCAgcgtgctgcgctggctctgcgcgtgcgcgctggCGATTCGGCAGCTGCACTTGCACAACCTCTTCTTCCCAGGGCTTACAAGCGATCGCCTTTTGCTGGACCACCACACTGGTGGCACAGCAAACATTCTCCTCGGAGTACCCCTGCCTCTCCCGGTCTACtacgcgcagctgcaagaGCGTAGGAAGAGCGGCGTGCGCATAGCGCTAGATTACCCACCAGAGGTTctcgcagcacctgcagcgcatctcagcagcggcgaaggcACGAGCAACATAACCAAAGGCGGTGTTGGCTACCACCCCACACTGAGCGACGTCTGGTGCCTGGGTCGACTAGGCGTGGTACTGCTCACGGCGAGGGGCACAAATATGGCACGGCGCTCTGGCAGCACGCGCCAGCTTCTCTCCCGCATGATGGCCGACGAGCCAGCGACGCGGCCGTCAATGGAGAGCATCGTCCAGTCGCTAGTTGCCTTGGCTGGTAAAGTCTCCTTGGGTCAGCCCCCATGGCCTGCAGAGCCGGCCACCACGCCTTCTACCACCTCTGCTCAAACCACGCCTGTAAGCCCGACTCCAGCCATGCCGAGTAGACAGCCCCCGGCTTCCGCGCCCGGAAGCACTGGCTGGAGTGCCGGGACGGTAGCGCAGCAGGCCGCTGTCGCAAACAGTAGCGTCGGTGGAGGGGGGTCAAAGCCCAAAGGTGTGATGAAGGCCGCCTCGCAGAGGTCTGCCCCTGACCACCCACCAAACACCACCAAGTCCTCGTCTTCGCCTGATGTGCCAGCCACTCATGCCCATAATAGTCAGCTCTCCTCAGCCGGGGCACCGGTTGCCCTAGCACactcgtcaccgccgccaccgataCCGGCACCCACCCCGTACCTCGACCACTCCTCATCTCTCGCATCCACGTCGAGCGACAgctggcaccgccgtgcAGGGGAGAAGttcgagctgctgcagcgcatgaATGCGAGCCCACCGAAGCAGCACACCTTCAGAAGCGGCGAGGCATCGCTAGGCTCATCACGTGGCGAGCACGGCCATCACCGCATTCGTGGGTCGACAAGCCGCCTCCTCAACAGAAAATCACTCAGCCCGCGCCGtaacagccgcggcggctaCCTTGATCACAACACGCGTATGCTGGACGAGATGTTTGCGGAGCAGGgggggctgcggctgcaggccAGGTCATGGCATCCCTCGCCACAGGGACGCGTGGAAGATCCCAAACAGTTTCAacgcgaggcgctgcggcagctgaggCTGGAGACGGCAGCACGCCAACAAGAGATGCGCAAGCACTTCACCGAATGGCAGCGCCAGAATAATCAGCGCCTCACCGACGCAGACAACGTGGAGGTGATTGACCAGGATGGCATCGTCATTGTCGCTCCTCGCCCCGCCCCACCACACGAGTTTCTTCCGACCGCCACGGCCGAGCCTGCGGCGGAGGGTGGGGAGTCGAACACTGGCATGGAGTCCCTAAAGTCAAAGCCTCAGCCTATGGAAGACGCCCAAAGTGAAGCGGAACCTCGCCAGACACCATTACCCGCCTCATTGCCACCACCCAACTCGACCTCTCGATCGACCACGCCACGGACCAAGACACCACCTGGCGGGAGcacctcggcagcagcgggcagcgCGCAGTCCACTTGGTACAGTGGAAATGAGCCCCGAGCTTCTTACTTATCCATGTCGACGCAGGCGGAGCCTGGTGCGCGTGACACCGgcttctctgcgctgccgctgcacaaTCCCACCTCCCCGCGTCTGTCACCACTGCCGAGCGCTGTGCAGCTGTACCCTCTTCGGAGTAGTGACCCCTCTGGGAAAGGCACCAGCCCGCcaagcgacggcagcgagcgCCCCACGCAccgcaccggcggcggccgccgcttgCTGTGGAACAACTCGTCCGATGTAGGGACTCTTTCAGCCGTTGAGTGGACTGTTGATGGCATCCGCAGCACCCTGCGTATGCTTCTACGGAACCGAGACCTCTATGGCGAGACCatgcaggaggtggcgctaTTTATCCGTCAGCCGGAGGAGGCTCGtctggcggcgcgcgcgaATGAGGTCTTCATGAAGCGACTGCGTGAGTTGCTCCACGATGACGCAGTCTTCTTTGGAGTAGCGCCGCTCtgtgcgcagctggcggcacTGGAGGGACTCAACAACACCCTGCGCGGCTCCTCCGGTGACCACCCttctcggcagcggcgctaa
- a CDS encoding hypothetical protein (TriTrypDB/GeneDB-style sysID: LpmP.28.1780), which yields MGVRQHDVQSALTQYMLRHFPEEVVLLPSGLLARRMLRTPVAPLKASTSGLGAAPTNADVPLASDDAALPSAGSTATPLDGSKVTGSFPATPGQQTSAPNVQSPLPPLSSCSSASVPHSSLNTPATHADRMAPPPPPTPQSNNWRYGSGGTGATMAGGGLLAPRATFGGASASNSLPSLASAGAAAVSEPESSTPAPLRSTLQVMEALVPYIPTFFVSIEAIEPTLPTEIQRLYDETSFRFYLKRFRHYIDTRAAHGSVEIRLRPDFDHPQRGHADARFAVGGFSGLGGSQCGAQPLRRPPRNSEANLIGLVAPQIPKEYTPLADVLQDVAPIVSRHPAFDPRLGVTGLLGKYPEYFQMAHGKLRARPYRVAPNSLDDRDASTSPLPSVFAKVLALVAEAAVGKDYRVSEERAAAAVSTVRLYSLLTQAEKVEVKAQCRSFPTFLRMHGKEIVVSADKMKVYKFLPEYEACVDTLLDERLRINSLRPDDPVLKIPAEMAPESNADWAVRELYDALPLMQCAELEEVLSLVPPAVRDALPCDLGAVQAVLDNYPEYFTTWPYPDDPSIIVVQRAKVEQPSLEKADIVRMVLPLIPQGGTTLASLQTRVPLALQRYFARHGTVATLSAMKDVFIISGDRIVRLV from the coding sequence ATGGGAGTACGGCAGCACGACGTGCAGTCGGCATTAACGCAGTACATGCTTCGCCATTTCCCTGAGGAGGTCGTACTGCTGCCCAGTGGCCTCCTGGCCCGACGCATGCTGCGTACCCCTGTCGCACCTCTCAAAGCCTCGACTTCGGGATTGGGAGCTGCACCAACAAACGCCGACGTACCGCTTGCTAGTGACGATGCCGCGTTGCCCAGCGCTGGGAGTACTGCCACACCTCTCGACGGCTCTAAAGTAACGGGGTCGTTTCCAGCGACCCCAGGACAACAAACCTCGGCTCCGAATGTGCAGTCACCTCTGCCACCTCTTTCATCATGCTCGAGCGCCTCAGTGCCGCACAGTTCGCTAAACACCCCTGCGACACACGCGGACAGGATGgctccgccacccccacctaCGCCACAGAGCAATAACTGGCGCTACGGCAGTGGTGGGACAGGGGCAACTATGGCTGGTGGGGGGCTGCTTGCGCCGCGAGCCACCTTTGGTGGAGCAAGTGCTTCCAATTCGCTCCCAAGCCTCGCCTCTGcgggcgctgcagcggtgagcGAGCCAGAGTCCAGCACCCCTGCACCTCTGCGGTCGACGCTGCAGGTAATGGAGGCTCTCGTGCCGTATATCCCTACCTTTTTTGTGTCCATCGAAGCCATTGAGCCGACGTTGCCGACGGAGATCCAGCGACTGTACGACGAGACCTCCTTTCGCTTTTATCTGAAGAGGTTCAGACACTACATCGACACCCGCGCTGCTCACGGGTCGGTGGAGATCAGACTGAGGCCCGATTTTGACCACCCACAGCGCGGGCATGCCGACGCGCGCTTTGCTGTTGGCGGATTCAGCGGCCTGGGCGGTAGTCAGTGCGGAgcacagccgctgcggcgtccACCGCGGAACTCGGAGGCGAACCTGATTGGCctggtggcgccgcagaTACCAAAGGAGTACACCCCGCTGGCGGACGTCCTGCAGGACGTTGCCCCCATTGTCTCGCGTCACCCTGCCTTTGATCCCCGACTCGGGGTGACTGGGCTGCTCGGCAAGTACCCGGAGTACTTCCAGATGGCGCACGGGAAGCTCCGCGCGCGTCCGTACCGCGTCGCGCCCAACTCGCTGGACGACCGGGACGCCTCGACGTCTCCGCTGCCGAGCGTCTTTGCCAAAGTGTTGGCGCTcgtggcggaggcagcagtgggGAAGGACTACCGCGTCTCGGAGgaaagggcggcggcggctgtgtcAACCGTCCGCCTCTACAGTCTCCTCacgcaggcggagaaggtggaggtgaaggcgCAGTGTCGCTCCTTCCCGACGTTTCTGCGTATGCATGGCAAAGAGATCGTTGTCTCGGCAGATAAGATGAAGGTGTACAAGTTCTTGCCAGAGTATGAGGCGTGTGTGGACACCCTGTTGGATGAGCGGCTGCGTATCAACTCTCTACGGCCGGATGATCCAGTACTGAAGATCCCGGCGGAGATGGCGCCGGAGTCGAACGCAGACTGGGCTGTGCGGGAGCTCTACGATGCCCTGCCTCTCATGCAGTGCGCAGAGCTGGAGGAAGTTCTGAGCTTGGTCCCACCGGCAGTCCGGGATGCCCTGCCGTGCGATTTGGGAGCTGTGCAGGCTGTGTTGGACAACTACCCGGAGTACTTCACCACCTGGCCCTACCCTGACGACCCCTCTATTATTGTGGTGCAGCGCGCGAAAGTGGAGCAGCCAAGTTTGGAGAAGGCCGACATCGTGCggatggtgctgccgctgatccCACAGGGTGGGACGACGCTAGCGTCGCTGCAAACTCGTGTGccactggcgctgcagcggtacTTCGCCCGCCACGGCACGGTGGCAACGCTCAGCGCCATGAAGGATGTATTCATCATCTCTGGCGACCGAATTGTGCGGTTGGTGTAG